One part of the Vicia villosa cultivar HV-30 ecotype Madison, WI linkage group LG6, Vvil1.0, whole genome shotgun sequence genome encodes these proteins:
- the LOC131608820 gene encoding amino acid transporter AVT1I-like, with protein sequence MEGESDKWQKCDEDATLNIPLVVEHEERQISGCGPNNNIVTTSFLKTCFNGLNALSGVGILSVPYALASGGWLSLALLFSIAAVAFYSGLLMKRCMEKNPNIRTYPDIGELAFGKTGRLIVSISMYVELYLVSTGFLILEGDNLSNLLPIEEFQVVGLSIGAKQFFVILVALIILPTVWLDNLSLISYVSASGVFASAIIILSISWTATFDGVGFYQKGDIVNWNGIPTAVSLYAFCYCAHPVFPTLYNSMRNKHQFSNVLIVCFILTTAGYASMAIIGYLMFGSKVESQVTLNLPLNKLSSKIAIYTILVNPIAKFALMATPITNALKDLFPRSYKNNRVTNIFVSTILVISNVIVALSVPFFGSLMSLVGAFLSVTASILLPCLCYLKISDTYRKFGFEAMMIVIIVLVAMVMGIFGTYTSIVEIVQNL encoded by the exons ATGGAAGGAGAAAGTGATAAGTGGCAGAAATGTGATGAAGATGCAACTCTGAATATTCCTTTGGTAGTAGAACATGAAGAAAGACAAATTTCTGGTTGCGGTCCCAACAACAATATTGTCACCACATCTTTCCTTAAAACTTGTTTCAATGGCCTCAATGCTTTATCAG GTGTTGGAATACTATCAGTTCCATATGCATTAGCCTCAGGAGGGTGGTTAAGTTTAGCACTTTTATTTTCTATTGCAGCAGTAGCATTTTACTCCGGCTTATTAATGAAACGATGCATGGAAAAAAATCCGAATATTAGAACATATCCGGATATAGGTGAACTCGCATTTGGAAAAACCGGAAGATTAATAGTATCAATATCAATGTATGTGGAACTATACTTGGTTTCTACAGGGTTCTTGATTCTAGAAGGAGATAATTTGAGTAACTTATTGCCAATTGAAGAGTTTCAAGTGGTTGGCTTATCGATCGGTGCAAAGCAGTTCTTCGTGATATTGGTTGCTCTAATTATTTTGCCAACGGTTTGGTTGGATAATTTGAGTTTGATTTCTTATGTATCTGCAAGTGGTGTCTTCGCTTCTGCTATTATTATATTGTCAATATCATGGACTGCAACATTTGATGGAGTTGGTTTTTATCAAAAGGGTGATATTGTTAATTGGAATGGAATCCCTACTGCTGTTAGCTTGTATGCATTTTGCTATTGTGCACATCCAGTTTTTCCTACTCTCTACAATTCCATGAGGAACAAACATCAGTTCTCAAAT GTCCTAATTGTATGTTTTATATTAACTACAGCTGGTTATGCATCAATGGCTATAATTGGTTACTTAATGTTTGGTTCAAAAGTTGAATCACAAGTAACATTAAACTTACCACTTAACAAGTTAAGTTCAAAAATTGCAATATACACAATATTGGTGAATCCAATAGCAAAGTTTGCTTTGATGGCAACACCAATTACAAATGCTTTGAAAGATTTATTTCCAAGGTCATACAAGAACAATAGAGTGACCAACATCTTTGTGAGCACTATCCTTGTAATTAGTAATGTCATTGTTGCATTGAGTGTTCCATTCTTTGGGTCTCTTATGTCATTGGTTGGAGCATTTCTAAGTGTCACTGCTTCCATTTTGCTTCCTTGTTTGTGTTACCTGAAGATTTCTGACACTTATAGGAAATTTGGGTTTGAGGCTATGATGATAGTGATAATAGTATTAGTAGCTATGGTAATGGGAATATTCGGAACATATACTTCAATTGTTGAAATAGTACAAAATTTGTAA
- the LOC131613154 gene encoding uncharacterized protein LOC131613154, whose product MTPPPPRTVDELERLFEERLTQMQIQRNTDMEEIRTMLRAQADHSSQDSNGRHSSGGHGAGNHNLYSTRISKVEFPRFNGKNVREWLYKCDQFFLLDETPAASQVRLASIHLDGLALQWHLNYMRQKFDVYPPWQQYVNDVTTRFGEAYEDPLSSLLLIKHTCKIQEYIDQFELALTQVNLIPEHSLSIFLAGLEHNTQMHVRMFNPSSIAHAANLAKLHEAANPNPSRNPSRFHNFTKNHGLLPKPLSPSASSTLSSSATVSPNETRAVPPNPTSKTTPLRTNRTFSAVEMAERRAKGLCMFCDELFTPGHQFKHKRSQLMVLELDEDESTEDIPVPESESLHDFENPQLSLQALTGIANYHTMRVTGLHDKRLLHILLDSGSTHNFLDLEVAKSLGCKLEVISPLTVTGGGRHQLQAAFICRSLKWKLQQTQFTADVIVLPLVCCDLILGIQWLRSLGPILWDFDKLHMEFHLQGRKFVLRGAKVPSLKLIDNKSFAHVVKKGAELCFLTINNENSSLRLPTCHVMSSSEINSDIPPPIIDLLNTYAEIFEEPSHLPPTRPGFDHKIPLKEGVEPFNLRPYRFSSVQKTVIDKLVQDMLDQGIVQHSTSLFASPTILVRKKDGSWRLCVDFRRLNELTIKDRFPIPLIEDLMDELNGSVVFSKLDMRSGYHQLRMAQGDEHKTAFKTHSGHYEYLVMPFGLTNAPASFQL is encoded by the coding sequence ATGACTCCTCCGCCGCCGCGTACTGTTGATGAACTTGAACGTCTTTTCGAAGAACGCCTTACGCAAATGCAGATTCAGCGTAATACTGACATGGAGGAGATTCGCACCATGCTTCGAGCTCAAGCTGATCATAGTTCTCAGGACTCAAACGGCCGCCATAGCTCCGGTGGACATGGTGCCGGTAATCATAATTTGTACTCTACCCGAATATCCAAGGTGGAATTTCCCAGATTTAATGGTAAAAACGTTCGTGAATGGCTCTACAAGTGTGATCAATTTTTCCTCTTAGACGAAACTCCGGCAGCGTCGCAAGTGCGCCTCGCTTCAATTCACCTTGATGGCTTAGCTCTACAATGGCATTTGAACTACATGCGCCAGAAGTTTGATGTTTATCCTCCATGGCAACAATATGTTAATGACGTTACCACTCGATTCGGTGAAGCATATGAGGATCCCCTTTCTTCTCTTTTACTGATCAAACATACATGCAAGATTCAGGAGTATATCGATCAATTTGAGCTGGCTCTGACACAGGTAAACCTGATCCCAGAGCATTCTCTTAGTATTTTTCTAGCGGGACTTGAGCACAACACTCAGATGCATGTTAGAATGTTCAACCCCTCATCTATTGCTCACGCAGCTAATCTCGCTAAGTTACACGAAGCTGCGAACCCTAACCCATCACGAAATCCATCCCGTTTTCACAATTTCACTAAAAATCACGGTTTACTTCCTAAACCTCTTTCACCATCTGCGTCTTCCACCTTATCTTCCTCCGCAACTGTATCTCCAAATGAAACTAGAGCTGTTCCACCAAACCCCACATCTAAAACTACTCCTCTTCGTACTAATCGCACTTTTTCTGCCGTCGAAATGGCCGAACGTAGAGCCAAAGGATTATGTATGTTTTGTGATGAGCTCTTTACTCCAGGTCACCAATTCAAACACAAACGCTCTCAACTTATGGTGCTTgagcttgatgaagatgaatcaacAGAGGATATTCCTGTTCCCGAGAGCGAGTCCCTTCACGATTTTGAAAACCCCCAATTATCATTGCAAGCCTTGACTGGTATTGCTAATTACCATACTATGCGTGTTACCGGGTTACACGATAAGAGACTTCTTCATATTCTTCTTGACAGTGGCAGTACACACAACTTTCTGGATTTGGAGGTTGCAAAGTCACTTGGCTGCAAGTTAGAAGTTATTTCCCCTTTAACAGTTACTGGTGGTGGTCGCCATCAACTGCAAGCGGCATTCATTTGTAGAAGCTTAAAATGGAAATTACAACAAACTCAGTTCACAGCTGATGTGATTGTGTTACCACTGGTGTGTTGTGATTTGATTCTAGGGATTCAATGGTTGAGGTCTTTAGGTCCTATCCTTTGGGACTTTGACAAGTTACATATGGAATTCCATCTACAGGGCAGAAAATTTGTGTTAAGAGGTGCAAAGGTACCTAGTCTCAagttgattgataacaagtctttTGCTCATGTTGTGAAAAAGGGTGCTGAACTATGTTTTTTAACCATTAATAATGAAAATTCTAGTCTCAGGTTGCCTACTTGCCATGTTATGAGTTCATCAGAGATCAATTCAGACATTCCACCGCCTATTATTGACTTGCTAAATACCTATGCAGAAATATTTGAAGAGCCATCTCATCTACCCCCTACTCGTCCGGGATTTGATCACAAAATTCCTCTTAAAGAAGGGGTCGAGCCTTTCAATCTGCGTCCCTACCGTTTTTCTTCGGTTCAAAAGACTGTAATCGATAAATTAGTGCAGGACATGCTTGATCAAGGAATTGTGCAACACAGTACAAGTCTGTTTGCTTCGCCCACTATTTTGGTAAGAAAGAAAGATGGATCATGGCGTCTATGCGTGGATTTCCGAAGGCTTAATGAGTTGACTATTAAAGATCGTTTTCCAATTCCCTTGATCGAAGATTTGATGGATGAACTTAATGGCTCGGTGGTGTTTTCCAAACTGGATATGCGGTCAGGGTACCATCAGTTGCGCATGGCACAGGGGGACGAGCATAAAACCGCCTTCAAGACTCATAGCGGTCACTATGAATACTTGGTGATGCCCTTCGGTCTCACGAATGCACCAGCCTCTTTtcaattgtag